A segment of the Lepus europaeus isolate LE1 chromosome X, mLepTim1.pri, whole genome shotgun sequence genome:
aaaacaaattattgtGCTTTGCTTTCTTATATATACTTTTAAGTATCTGTCTTTCCTTTCCTTAATTTCATAAGAAATTTCTATATTCAGAGACTTTCTTGGAATTCATTTACTAAGTATATCatcaatttaacatttaaaatagtttaagtGTTTGGCAAGTCTCATTTCAAAATTAGGGGTTGTTTGAcataacagttaagacactgcttggatgTCTGCATCTCAAGTTTGAGTGATTGATTTCTAGTCCTGCCtctgatcctgattccagcttcctgattttGTGAAGCATAGAAGGCAGGAGGTGACAGGGTGATAGTTGAGTACCTGATGCTGATCTGAGTTTCCCTTTCTTTGCTTTGGCcccagttattgcaggcatttgggaagtgagcaaacagatgagagatctctatctctatctgcttctctctctgtcttgttcaaataaaataaaataaataaatagaagatttttttaaaaaagaattaaaccaaAAAAGTGACATTTTGTGGCAGTTTGTGACCAGAAATAACTCTTTGAATTTCTACAGTATGTTaggtaataaaattaatttttgtagcACGGCCATGGACTCTGGGCATTTTAGGTTAGAAGAGAAGTAGTATCTGAATGAACATACAGTGTGGATCACTTATCTATTAATTTGGAAATTTGGGGTCCAGAAAGATTCAGAGagtaaatattcaaaatgtaGACTATTTCTGTAAGACATTTCAATAGGCAATTATGTATAGTATTGATTTACTATTTCAGATATGACTATATAATTTTAATCAAATCACATAAGTAAATATACAgctcattttaataaaatagaatactaAAGActgatatatatttaaatatttatttacttatttttaaatttattttatttatttgaaagacagagttacagagagagagagtgaggccttccatctgccggttcactccccaaatggctacaaagcctggagctaggccaatctgaaaccaggaacctggagcttcttccaggtctcccatgcaggtgcaggggcccaaggatttgggccagcttccactgctttcccaggccattagcagagagcaaccaggactcaaaccggtgcccatatgggatgccggcactgccggcagtggccttacccactccaccacagcactggcccttagactgatatatttttacataatGAAATGTATAATAAATGACTGATCTGTTGGAATTAGGCATactagacttttttttctttagtttgttttAGTTAATAGAATTGCACATGATTGATATTCAGAGTGTGTAGGTCCAATGACCTGATTACCTTGCAACCCCATTCAAgaaaagagaggggctggcactgtggcacagtggttaaagccctggcctgaagcacaggcatcccatatgggtgccagttctagtcccggctgctcctcttccaatctagctctctgctatggcctgggaaagcagtagaagatggcccaaatccttgggcccctgcacccacgtgagagacccggaagaagctcctggcttcggatcagcccagctctggcctttgtggcaatctagggagtgaaccagcatatggaagaccgacctctctgtttctacctctctttgtaactctgtctttcaaataaataaatctttttaaaaaagagagaactagTGTTTCACAATCCAGAGATATAACACTATTTCAGGACTATTCCCTGTCTCTATTCCTACTTATTAGGAATACTTAGTATCTCTGTTTTTGCCCCCACTTTActctctttctgttctttcccTAATTGCAAGGCCAATACTGACTTACTGGTTATGcttacagatgtgtgtgtgtacgtgtctgTGTGTTTAATTTCTGTCTTTACTGTGGACTGCAATTTCACTCCCAAACttaaccacacaaaggatttaatttcttcctttattctttcAAACTGATGAGTATGAGAGCTCCCCCATTAGACTAACTGAAGAGCACCAGCCAACCTATAGATATCTACCTATAAGACAGAATTGCATCTGTGTTCAGTAATCTTTGGTTACAGAAGCTCTTGCTGTTTCTCCAGCACTATTTTGGGTCCAGCCTTCAACAATGCCATCTGATAATGATCTCATCCCCCCAGAGTATGTTTCTTTGTATGAGAAAGCAAATTCAACCTGTTTCCAGCTCTCCAAACTTCTAAAACTGACTGAATCaaatttattttcacataaaatgaattaTCAAATATATTAACATCCTGAAATGTATTTCCAGGAGTGGATGTTGTGAAGGAGCCAGTTAAGCCAGTGCTTGTGACATCCATATCCCGTATCagaatactggttcaagtcctagctgttctacttctaagcCACTCCCTACTAACGTGGCTAGGAAGGCAgaagatcatggcccaagtattaggtctctgtcttccatgtgagaaacccatggagttcttagctcctgcctTTTGCCTGGTGCAGGCCCCGCtgttggggaataaatcagcagatagaagacattctctctctctctctctctctctctctctctctctctcatattatgcctttcaaatagtaaatgaATGCTTTTTAAATGCCTTTTTTAATGCATTTCTACTTTCTTGACAGTGCCTGGAATTCCTTTATTGTAGAACACAGGATTTCACTTAACAGTTGCATTAAAGTCCCAGTTCTTAACCAGGGAATGGAGGGAGGTCAATTAGCCAGTTGTTTAACTGCTCTGAATTCTTGAGTTTTGATACTTCCAGTTTCAGAGAGAAATAGTAAACTGGAGGTCAGATaggtagaaaaatagaaaaggaggTAGATAGCCTGTGAAGTACAGGGTGAGGAATGCTGAAAGGGAAGCCAGGGCTCAGTGAATACAATTTCCAgtgctagtgattttttttttttactattgttTAACGCCAACTTTGTGTAAAAGGAGAGAAGTGATTTACAGagtgttttattgatttttctcataCACATTCATGCTCATGCTTACTTTAATGCTGCTATTAAGATCCTGCATGACTGCTGACCATGGGTGACATGCTTTATGAAGTTGATTTTTCTTAGCTCAACCACATTGTAGAATGATTTTACTATCTTGGGATTTGAAGGGCAGAAGCAAACTTTCACAATTCTGCCCTAGGGATATGTCAAATCTTAGGAAATGTGCCATTAGTTAGTCCAGAGGGATTCCAATGGACTCATCCTGCTACAGGTCACTGTGATGAACTTATACATAGATAACTTCTAGCAATAAGATCTATGAAGGAAGAAGCAAACAGGACCCTAGATGCTTGAATTTGATGCCAGAGATTGAGGGACAGGTTTCACAACACAAGGAAATTTTTCTTGATTCGCATTGATTTGACACAAAATAAAGGAGGCATTTAGACATCCTTACTTCCTTACCACTATACATGCCTGGAAGATTTCTCAAGAGATTTGAGAAATATGAGAGTTCTGCAAAAAgctcattgaaaatggaattaaaagattgttttgtgcaaaaactttgaaaatcCATACATCGTTTTTTTcttaacacattttccatgaactttttgaagataccctGTGGTGTGTACAAGTTATATGAAAAGATTTTAGGACTATTTATTGGATTAGTAAAATGTGTGACATGAAAAGTGCTAGGTCTGCTTACTGGATAAAGCAAAAACATGTTTGTTTCAGTGGGGTCCACAGCAAAGAAGGCTTCACTAGCTGGTCTAAGGTACAGGACAAAGGAATTTGTCAACTGACTCTTGTAAACCAACGTGTGCTGTGATGCTTGAAGTGTCAGAAGCATGTGGGAATGTGCTATAGTGCCTACTGTAAACCATGAAAGAAGGATCATGAAGGTGGCTTCAAAATTTTGTAGTGAATTTATGCCTATCTACCAAGTATATTTTCTCTTGGAGAAGCAACTCTGGATCAGCTCACAGAGGCTGAATCCCAGGCCCAGAGAACCATAGGAATATCTGACACTAGCCGCTCACCATGAACTGAATGCAATCTGTTACATTTAGCCATAAAGTCTGGTATTCTCTGAAGCTCTTAAATATCAAGTGAAAAGATACATGTACAGCACTGAACCCCAGCAGGTTCTAAAGGCACAAGTAATTTACATAAGCAGATAACTCATGCATCCAGAATGCCTTACTCCTGCCAAATTACTTCCCCTTCTTCAAACCGCATCTGTGGCCTGATGGGGAATTTCCTATGATAAATTAAATAGGGGAGAAAAAGCTCAAACTAGAATTACAGAAAGCTTTGCCTTACAGCAAAATTGAACCACTACCGCATTACAGCCCCAGGAGGAGTCTTTAAGTGAGAAATGGAATCCTTCTACCAAGAGGGATTCAAGTAGCAATGAAACATGACTGATCTCTGCCtcctagaatttttttcttccctaaaCTTCGCTGACTTATTCTGTTTGTCTTCCTCTCACTTTTCTAGCTCTATTCCTTTCTTGTCCCTTTTGAAAATCAATCTTCCTCTGTGTAGCCAATATTATTTGAATTCAACATATTTAGTTCTAGACTTTTCCTTCTATCCTACATTCAAATTAGGCAATTTTACATGGCTTCATTTGTAATAGATATGGTGATgacactttcatttttatttctagtgTAGGAGTTTGACCTCCAAAactatgtaatttttattgtggcaaacaaacataacatgaaatttatcattttcacCATTATGAAGCATACAAGTATAGTTCAGTGACATCAGTTGCGTTCATGTTATGTGCAGCTATCAACACTATCCATTTCCATCTTCCCAAACGGAAACTATATGCTCATTAAACAACAACTCCCTTTCAGCCCCTGGCAATCACCATACTACTTTATGTATAAGAATTTGTCTGTTTTAGATACTTCATATAAGTGAATTCACACAATATTTGCTCTTCTGtgtttgacttatttcatttGGCATGGTATTTTCAAGGTCATTCTGTGTTGTAACAAGCATCAGAGTTTTATCCCTTTTTGAATAATGACATTTCatgtgcatgcatacacacacacatagttgaTATATAAAAACTAGTGTGTAGATAAATGCTCAAGTCTCTCCTCCATTCTTTGGTATATATAACCACaagtggaattgctgagtcatatggtattctatgtttagttttttgaggaacctccataccaTATACTCTTGATATATTTACATGTACTTGAGGCGAGCTTAGCGAGAGGAGGGCTATGGAGCAGGTCTCTGAGCCCTGGCGGCCAAGGGCAGTTGTACTGGGCCACGGATTTTAGACTAAAGAGACAAGGGTTCCAGATGGCCTGCTGAGGCTAATACAAATACCTGGAGGGTGAGTCACCGGCCAGACACCCCCACTGTCCCCCGTGGCCAGACAAGGAGCCAGCTCCTGAGAGAGCAGAGGGTCTACACCGATCTTCTGGAGATGATCCGGCACTTACAGCAGTCTCTGAAGGAGCACATTACGCAGCTGACAACCTGGCAAATGCAGGGGCTGTTGTTGTTGGAACAGAGGCACTCTGGAGCCATCTGCAAGCAGGAAGACCTCCTCGATGACCTGATGTGCCAGATGGTCAACCTGCTAGGGTCTGAGGCCGTGAGTGGCCTGGGGCTCCGCCCGCCTCTCCCTGTCCTGGATTCTCAGGCTGCTAACAGGGGTGTGCGGAGGGTGCCGTCATCTCAGCAGGCTGACCAGCCAGTTCCCCAGCAGAGGGATTCAGAAGCTGCACTTGTCAGCCATGACCTCTCCAGCCGTGGAATcgaaatctctgtctcttaccACCTGCACTTCCAGGACTACGAAGCCTACCAGAGAGACAATACCACAAAGTCAAGAACACCTTGGGCTTCATTAACCTTGGCACCAGTGAGAACAAACTCTGCACCTATCTGCTGACTGAAAGGTTGTGCCGGAGTGACATGAACCGCATCGAGAACATCCTACTGCAATATCCTGATTGGAGAGGGCAACCCTTCCTGCGGAAAGAAGTGGCTTGTTTCCTGACCGACTACTGCCAGGCTCCATCTTCCCTTGATCCCGAAAATGTGGTTATTCTCAATGGCTGCGGCTCCGTCTTCTCTGCATTGGCCATGGTTCTGTGTGATCCAGGGGACGCCTTCCTGGTCCCCACCCCCTTCTTCGGTGGCTTCGTCTTTAGCTCCAACCTGTACTCGAGAGTTGAGCTGATTCCTGTCCACCTAGAGAGTGAGGTCACTGGGGAGAACACCCATCCTTTTTAGCTCACTGTGAACAAGTTGGAGCAAGCCCTGGTGGAAGCTAGGCTGGAGCGGAAAAGGGTCAAAGGCCTTGTGCTCATCAACCCCCGGAACTGTCTGGGTGACGTCTGCTCCCGGGACTCGCTGCAGGAATACCTGGAATTTGCAAAGAGGAATCGCCTCCATGTGATTGTGGATGAGAGCAACATGTTCTCTGTGTTTGATGAATCTGTCACATTCCACAGTGTTCTGAGCCTAAAAAGTTTGCCACACCCCAATAGGACTCATGTGATCTGGGGAACTAGTAAGGATTTTGGCATCTCTGGCCTTCGCTTTGGGGCTCTGTACACCCACAGCAAGGGCGTGGCCTCTGCTGTGTGCTCCTTTGGCTGCCTGCATGGTACCTCCAGCATCACCCAGTACAAGCTGTACCGACTGCTCCAGGACAGAGAATGGATTGACAAAGTGTACCTGCCCGCTAATTGCTCCCGGCTCCAGGACGCTCACAAGTACATCACGGACGAGCTGAAGGCATTGGAGGTCCCCTTTCTCAAGGGTGGCTCTGGGCTCTCTGTCTGGATCAGTTTGAAATCGTACCTGGAATGATGCACGTTTGATGAAGAGCTGGCCCTCCATCGGTGCTTCCTAGACAACAAGCTGGTGCTATCACGTGGCAAAAACTTCAGGTGTGAGGAGCCTGGCTGGTTCCGCCTCACCTTTGCAGAGACGCCTTCTGAGCTACAAGTGGCCATGCATTGGTTCCGTCAGGTACTGGAGGAGCAGAAGCAGGATTGGATAGTGAAGCAGCTGGCGGACGCCATGCGGGAGTAGGCTGCCGGCTTCCCAGCCCACGGCTCTCCCCAGTCACCTGCCCCGGGGGCCCATGCTCAGAGCGGCCTCTGGTCCCAAAGGCTGGGGTACTGGACTGTGGCTGTGACTGGGCAGACGTGGGCTCCTCTGGGAGCAGCCTCACCTGACCCACCATCAACCTTCTCAAGCTGAGCACTTGCCAGCTTTGGAAGCCTAGTGACTTTTTAGTCTTGGCAACCATTTTATATACAAAACGGTGTTTTTATTGGGGTTGGGATGGGAAGGCCTGCAGGCACCTGGATGGATAAAGGGAGCTGTCTGGGTATCTATTTTAGATGGGTTCAGTTTTTAGATTGACTATCTAATAAATTccgtatactttaaaaaaatatttacatgtacTTTACATTTGAATATGACATAGACACCTCAATATAAAATGTATTGTTTTTTCCCCTGAAAGAACTTGTCCCTCCATTAGTATTCTCTTGGAGAATGACATTGCCACTTAGTTAGATATACAAACTAGAAAATATGaagccactcttttttttaacttttatttaataaatataaatttccaaagtacagcttggattatagctgctttttccccccataaccaccctcccacccgcaaccatcccatctcccactccctctcccatcccattcttcatcaagattcatttttaattatctttatatacagaatatcaatttagtacatactaagt
Coding sequences within it:
- the LOC133752854 gene encoding LOW QUALITY PROTEIN: probable inactive 1-aminocyclopropane-1-carboxylate synthase-like protein 2 (The sequence of the model RefSeq protein was modified relative to this genomic sequence to represent the inferred CDS: inserted 1 base in 1 codon; substituted 2 bases at 2 genomic stop codons); this translates as MKRLTVWKLAMLKRLLPISPRGVQSSTPKALSMPWPAEANTNTWRVSHRPDTPTVPRGQTRSQLLREQRVYTDLLEMIRHLQQSLKEHITQLTTWQMQGLLLLEQRHSGAICKQEDLLDDLMCQMVNLLGSEAVSGLGLRPPLPVLDSQAANRGVRRVPSSQQADQPVPQQRDSEAALVSHDLSSRGIEISVSYHLHFQDYEAYQRDXYHKVKNTLGFINLGTSENKLCTYLLTERLCRSDMNRIENILLQYPDWRGQPFLRKEVACFLTDYCQAPSSLDPENVVILNGCGSVFSALAMVLCDPGDAFLVPTPFFGGFVFSSNLYSRVELIPVHLESEVTGENTHPFXLTVNKLEQALVEARLERKRVKGLVLINPRNCLGDVCSRDSLQEYLEFAKRNRLHVIVDESNMFSVFDESVTFHSVLSLKSLPHPNRTHVIWGTSKDFGISGLRFGALYTHSKGVASAVCSFGCLHGTSSITQYKLYRLLQDREWIDKVYLPANCSRLQDAHKYITDELKALEVPFLKGGSGLSVWISLKSYLEXCTFDEELALHRCFLDNKLVLSRGKNFRCEEPGWFRLTFAETPSELQVAMHWFRQVLEEQKQDWIVKQLADAMRE